One Dunckerocampus dactyliophorus isolate RoL2022-P2 chromosome 18, RoL_Ddac_1.1, whole genome shotgun sequence genomic region harbors:
- the LOC129170801 gene encoding keratin, type I cytoskeletal 19-like codes for MQNGAHANAAFVLAIDNAKLASDDFRVKYDDERAMHLSVKAHISGLKRVLDKVTPSRAHLEIKVGGFEGGADPLEEEP; via the exons ATGCAAAATGGCGCTCATGCAAATGCTGCCTTCGTCCTCGCCATAGACAATGCCAAGCTGGCCAGTGACGACTTCCGCGTCAA GTATGACGACGAGCGTGCCATGCACCTGTCAGTAAAGGCCCACATCAGCGGGCTGAAGCGGGTTTTGGACAAGGTGACCCCGAGTCGCGCCCATCTGGAGATAAAGGTGGGGGGGTTTGAGGGAGGAGCTGATCCACTTGAAGAGGAACCATGA